The Vigna unguiculata cultivar IT97K-499-35 chromosome 6, ASM411807v1, whole genome shotgun sequence genome contains a region encoding:
- the LOC114187179 gene encoding uncharacterized protein LOC114187179, with amino-acid sequence MLSFSFLLIPSFSSSLSKIPSHQFLQLLLRFDYDYDYCYYAMTTSIGISLYPPFLFSIVFPAMIKLFKRNTSTDTCHHHHHYHHHPLLGLELATTDIHRPPNVLESAMLRPNSNPPQPKKTQIGFLDDDVVCTVSGGLASCTENLGFESSDQINSNCMDEDVIDDEEDEEVFRRRKTVRAEGRGKVRTFPPPLSSLNRNGKPSFYLRPVRKDGRLELTEVRIERAEILHAWRENGRLTLRLVSDLEEEEMMEEEEDEEEEKRIEEENVGEWRLRGVGGSSEGLRRCHEMVNHHHHHHVHGSMRMCGISIV; translated from the coding sequence ATgctttctttctcatttttattaataccttctttctcttcttctctttcaAAAATCCCTTCTCACCAATTCTTACAACTGCTTCTGCGTTTTGATTACGATTATGATTATTGTTACTATGCGATGACAACCTCAATCGGTATCTCCCTCTatcctccttttcttttctccatcGTCTTCCCTGCCATGATCAAATTGTTCAAGAGAAACACCTccactgacacgtgtcaccatcaTCACCACTATCACCACCACCCACTTTTGGGCCTGGAGCTCGCCACCACAGACATCCACAGGCCTCCCAACGTTCTGGAGTCCGCCATGTTAAGGCCCAACAGCAACCCGCCTCAGCCCAAGAAGACACAGATTGGATTCCTCGATGACGATGTGGTTTGCACCGTAAGCGGTGGCTTGGCCTCCTGCACCGAGAATCTAGGTTTTGAAAGCTCCGATCAAATCAACAGTAATTGCATGGACGAGGATGTGATCGATGATGAGGAGGACGAGGAGGTTTTCCGGAGGAGGAAGACGGTGAGGGCCGAGGGGAGAGGGAAGGTGAGGACATTTCCACCGCCGCTGTCGTCGCTGAACCGGAACGGTAAACCGAGTTTTTATCTCCGGCCGGTGAGGAAAGATGGGAGGTTGGAGTTGACGGAAGTGAGAATAGAGCGGGCGGAGATTCTGCATGCGTGGCGAGAGAACGGGCGGTTGACATTGCGTCTGGTGTCAGATCTTGAAGAGGAAGAGatgatggaagaagaagaagatgaagaagaagagaaaaggaTAGAGGAAGAGAATGTGGGAGAGTGGAGGCTACGTGGTGTGGGAGGGAGTAGCGAAGGGTTAAGGAGGTGTCACGAAATGGTGAACCATCATCACCATCACCATGTTCATGGCAGCATGCGCATGTGTGGAATCAGCATTGTGTGA
- the LOC114187177 gene encoding sugar transporter ERD6-like 5 isoform X2, translating to MDGANSAEPREFSSPLLSPETLQAYHGNDGVECEEKRQKETWSVPAILILTTLVAVSGSYVFGSAIGYSSPAQNGIMDDLNLGVAEYSIFGSILTIGAMIGAIISGRIADYAGRRAAMGFSEVFCILGWLAIAFSKVGWWLYIGRFLVGCGMGLLSYVVPVYVAEITPKNLRGGFTTVHQLMICCGVSLTYLIGAFLNWRILALIGTIPCLVQLLGLFFIPESPRWLAKFGHWERSESVLQSLRGKNADVSEEATEIRDFTEALQSETEATIFGLFQLQYLKSLTVGVGLMILQQFGGVNGIAFYASSIFISAGFSGSIGMIAMVAVQIPMTALGVLLMDKSGRRPLLLLYAGLCFRNMLRMLPCSPIILLAGPT from the exons ATGGACGGTGCTAATAGTGCTGAACCAAGAGAATTTTCAAGTCCTTTGCTTTCCCCAGAAACATTGCAAGCTTATCATGGTAACGATGGAGTTGAGTGTGAGGAAAAGAGGCAGAAAGAAACTTGGTCGGTACCAGCTATTCTTATACTTACCACCCTTGTTGCTGTCTCTGGTTCTTACGTTTTTGGGTCTGCT ATTGGATATTCGTCTCCTGCTCAAAATGGAATCATGGATGATCTCAATCTCGGCGTGGCTGAG TATTCGATTTTTGGATCAATACTGACGATTGGAGCAATGATTGGGGCTATCATAAGTGGTAGAATAGCAGATTACGCAGGTCGAAGAGCT GCTATGGGTTTCTCCGAAGTATTCTGCATCTTGGGATGGCTTGCCATAGCATTCTCAAAG GTTGGTTGGTGGCTTTACATTGGAAGATTTTTGGTAGGATGTGGAATGGGCCTTCTATCTTATGTG GTTCCAGTTTATGTAGCTGAAATAACACCCAAGAATCTCCGAGGGGGATTCACCACAGTTCATCAG TTAATGATTTGTTGTGGGGTATCATTAACTTATCTTATTGGAGCGTTCTTAAATTGGAGGATTTTGGCTCTAATAG GAACTATTCCCTGTCTCGTACAACTTTTGGGTCTATTCTTCATTCCCGAATCTCCTAGATGGCTG GCAAAATTTGGTCACTGGGAAAGGAGTGAATCTGTTCTACAGAGTCTTAGAGGAAAGAATGCTGATGTTTCTGAAGAGGCCACTGAAATTAGA GATTTTACCGAAGCCCTTCAGAGCGAAACAGAAGCTACCATTTTTGGCTTATTTCAGTTGCAGTATTTGAAGTCACTTACT GTAGGAGTTGGTCTTATGATACTGCAACAGTTTGGAGGGGTTAACGGCATTGCTTTTTATGCAAGTTCTATATTCATCTCTGCTG GATTTTCGGGAAGTATTGGAATGATAGCAATGGTTGCAGTTCAG ATCCCAATGACAGCTTTGGGAGTGCTTTTGATGGATAAATCTGGGAGACGACCACTTCTGCTG CTTTATGCAGGTCTCTGCTTCAGGAACATGCTTAGGATGCTTCCTTGCAGCCCTATCATTCTTCTTGCAG GACCTACATAA
- the LOC114188198 gene encoding piezo-type mechanosensitive ion channel homolog → MARFIPGFALPMLLLLASLLNWSLISLLDLMAFLFIQYTASRKGFRVHQQYVISWSVLMLSSLTLISHAVFHIVLVIEGDHWSTADAQWAELIGFIRVHSWRTLLREHFLVTQVLATFLSIVEIYGNWFDQNPWWRDFCSGNLCYFVLLIGSHLKGTCCLLLPAVQLIAGISHVSWISFPFFICSSIGLVDWSWTSNYLGIFRWWKYLLFYGGFNIIFLYIYQLPIEFPATFRWIFYHFGLFKISRSSEWSEVCSGLSLLLFYIMLSWIRSELAEMEIITSTRESDLTEQLLPKKHSHFLQESRSGVRHTNLLLQGVVSRSFSINFLTYGFPISLLALSLWSFHFASLGSFGLLAYVGYILYAFPSMFRLHHINGMLLVFILFWAASTYIFNVVLTFSSNKSWKDMEIWETIGLWHYPIPGYYLLAQFCLGFLFALCSLVNSSVLLCITGQGQLTADEAVEEVEEETTLSVVATIAWGLRKCSHAAVLILIFLISIRSGIVHAVYMIFFLIYLLSHAIDCKLHQAIILLCEAQFAVQFILQLDLISKTLNQKGSYAFEILSQLGLLNYIHSVDFFQISILACFCAIHNHGLQTLLSLSAIVRQTSCPPFGFSIFRAFLIRPVCLSGYSPRSSENQGTHERKTKSYLEVIRLNFLSIYRLCGKYIAFITILFTIYLCTPNYASFGYLFFLLLWISGRQLVGKSRKHLWYPMKVYAIVVFVSIYGIGVFSNSEIWFPRIVDLQTAFGYNPEASMLQNIWGSLAVLVVMQLYSYERRKSKRSASSDCNGPEVGPFAFARRLLFRHAEKILFLALFYASLSPISAFGFLYLLGLINCSRLPKLSQIPAKIFIVYSGLLITVEYLFQMWGNQSEMLPGQEHFQLSLFMGLQLYKPGFKGLESGLRGKVVVIVACILQYNVLRWLEKKHVHGNGGKWDEPCPLFNPIEVPNELTACTQSKQLENSTSPTFKKSGRSRSWPTSNSALSQGADSGPERDSAKKIRYFHFWESSKDSLKWNRKRILFLRKERMEMQKTVLKVSLKFWIENMFNLFGLEINMIALLLASFAVLNAISLLYIASLAACVLLHRLLIKKLWPVFVFLFASIVVIEYLAIWMRITHMNQDIEEQVPCSDCWRRVSDIHFSYCKKCWLGIIVDDPRMLIWYYGVFMFSCFKFRADHSSCLTGLEMYQKILSQWKSASVLSDLSFETKGYWTFVDHLRLYGYCHLLDFVLSLILITGTLEYDILHLGYLGFALVFFRMRLKILKQGNKIFRFLRMYNFVLIVMSLAYQSPFVGNFSNFKLGSIESINELIGFHKYDYGFRITSRSSIVEIIIFVLVALQSYMFSFPEFAYVSKHLEKEQIGAILRQQEKKAAWKTAHLQHIRKAEELKHLRSLQVEKMKSEMLNLKNQLHNMNTEANCSHASLKIDGLTNRGNSSRDLHPENGFRKQDLDMTWETTSPFDGKQSLLSEKSKFPLIPQYRKHPMVSPHGIVEGKERTKNNNVFDLEIRNRCELRGRRNSLVSAIYFIGSGLSQLQSLGNMAVTNLMNYLKIEREELESTDDSSEDEEYYEIEIENQNVGAEPLEPAISTHSIHEHTVPDTACLQIGIILRYMWSRMRSNNDVVCYCCFILIYLWYFSLLSVVYLAALFLYALCQNTGPSYIFWVIMLIYTEVCILLQYLYQIIIQHTEFEFHASLLQKLGFPTKQITSSFVTSNLPFFLVYIFTLVQISVTVKDGGWTITADLTFYKRRNQSCIENLKCSTYLERLQRLFLPVKSILKLIIRSLSRYWKSLTWDAETPPYFVQLSMEVISWPKEGIQPKKIETRINRLLKILHKRRCKLDNHFKLHSASTVRVQSIEKGEENKNLCLVVFEVLYASPPVEFAAEEWYSSLTPAEDVSNEIQKAQQAGIFKEIGFPYRILSVIGGGKKEIDLYAYIFGADLAVFFLISILYETVMKANSEFFEVYQLEDQFPEDFVLVLMVVFFLIVLDRIIYLCSFATGKVIFYLFNLILFTYSVTKYAWDMDPLHRYAGILALRAIYLTKAISLVLQAIQIHFGIPHKSTLYRQFLTSSVSRINVLGFRLYRAIPFLYELRSVLDWSCTTTSLTMHDWLKLEDIHSSLFLVKCDVDLNRARHQQGQKQTKTTKFTNGICLFFVLLCVIWAPMLMYSSGNPTNIANPIKDASVRVDIKTSSGRLTLFQTTLCEKISWENLEARTSLDPQGYLSSYNEKDIQLICCQSDASTLWHVPPIVQARFTKYLTRHMDISFSWEFFRDRPKGKEAVKYELTIMEPDIPTSSEVTKVFNGTSNSFAVFNIYPRYFRVTGSGEVRSLEQSVELVSGDLVLNRGDPEWWSFYDLGYLGSLGCGKFPGPMAIIVSEETPQGIIGDTLSKFSIWGLYITFVLAVGRFIRLQCSDLRMRIPFENLPSCDRLMAICEDIYAARAAGELEVEEILYWTLVKIYRSPHMLLEYTQAE, encoded by the exons ttcccttttttcaTTTGTAGCAGCATAGGGCTTGTTGATTGGTCATGGACAAGCAATTATTTAGGTATTTTTCG GTGGTGGAAATATCTTCTATTTTATGGTGgcttcaatatcatttttctgtACATATATCAACTTCCCATTGAATTCCCCGCAACTTTTAGGTGGATTTTTTACCACTTTGGGTTGTTCAAAATTTCTAGAAGTTCGGAATGGTCAGAAGTTTGTTCTGGTCTTTCACTTCTACTTTTCTACATTATG CTATCTTGGATTAGAAGTGAGCTAGCCGAAATGGAAATCATCACATCTACAAGAGAAAGTGACTTGACGGAGCAGCTTCTTCCTAAGAAGCATTCTCATTTTCTTCAAGAGTCCAG GTCTGGTGTGAGGCACACTAATTTGTTATTGCAAGGAGTTGTTTCTCGGTCATTTAGTATTAACTTTCTAACATATGGTTTTCCG ATTTCCTTGCTGGCTCTATCATTATGGAGTTTTCACTTCGCAAGTCTGGGCTCATTTGGATTGCTTGCTTATGTGGGATACATTTTGTATGCCTTCCCTTCCATGTTTCGGTTGCACCATATAAATGGCATGCTTCTTGTTTTCATTCTGTTTTGGGCAGCTAGCACATATATCTTCAATGTAGTACTCACTTTCTCTAGTAATAAATCATGGAAG GATATGGAAATATGGGAAACTATAGGCTTGTGGCATTACCCTATCCCAGGATACTACTTGCTAGCTCAATTTtgtcttggttttctttttgctttGTGTAGTCTTGTGAACAGTTCAGTGTTATTGTGCATTACTGGTCAAGGACAATTAACAGCTGATGAGGCTGTAGAGGAAG TGGAAGAAGAGACGACACTGTCAGTTGTGGCTACAATAGCATGGGGACTACGCAAGTGCTCACATGCTGCAGTACTGATATTGATATTTCTTATTTCAATAAGATCTGGTATCGTTCATGCTGTTTATA tgattttctttttgatttatCTATTAAGCCATGCAATCGACTGTAAATTACACcaagctattatacttctatgTGAGGCACAGTTTGCCGTGCAATTCATTCTTCAACTTGATTTGATCTCCAAAACTTTGAACCAGAAGGGTTCATATGCTTTTGAGATTCTCTCACAATTAg GTCTGCTTAATTATATCCATTCAGTGGATTTCTTCCAGATATCGATTCTTGCTTGTTTCTGTGCAATTCATAATCATGGGCTGCAAACACTCCTTTCACTGTCAGCTATCGTGCGGCAAACATCTTGTCCCCCATTTGGCTTTAGCATCTTCAGAGCTTTCTTGATCAGACCTGTTTGTTTATCAGGTTATAGTCCAAGATCTAGTGAGAACCAAGGAACTCATG AGAGGAAGACTAAATCATATTTGGAGGTCATAAGACTGAATTTCCTTTCTATTTATCGGTTGTGTGGCAAATACATTGCCTTCATAACAATTCTCTTCACTATATACCTTTGCACGCCCAACTATGCTTCATTTGGCTACTTATTCTTTCTTCTACTGTGGATAAGTGGGAGACAACTTGTAGGGAAATCAAGAAAGCATCTTTGGTATCCTATGAAAGTTTATGCTATAGTTGTGTTTGTCTCCATTTACGGCATTGGTGTCTTTTCCAACTCTGAGATCTGGTTTCCTAGGATTGTTGATCTTCAAACTGCATTTGGTTATAACCCAGAAGCTTCAATGTTGCAAAACATTTGGGGATCTTTGGCGGTTTTGGTTGTGATGCAGCTATATAGCTATGAAAGGAGGAAGAGCAAAAGATCTGCATCTAGTGACTGCAATGGACCAGAAGTAGGACCCTTTGCTTTTGCCAGACGCCTTTTGTTTCGGCATGCCGAGAAAATACTATTTCTTGCCCTATTTTATGCATCCTTGTCACCTATTAGTGCATTTGGTTTCCTGTATCTTCTTGGTCTAATCAATTGTTCAAGATTACCAAAGTTGTCTCAGATTCctgcaaaaatatttatagtttattcaGGACTTCTTATAACGGTTGAATATCTTTTCCAGATGTGGGGTAATCAGTCTGAGATGCTCCCTGGTCAAGAGCACTTCCAGTTGTCATTATTTATGGGTTTGCAGTTGTATAAGCCTGGTTTTAAAGGTTTGGAGTCAGGATTAAGAGGAAAGGTTGTGGTTATTGTAGCATGTATACTTCAATATAATGTTTTGCGTTGGTTGGAGAAAAAACATGTTCATGGAAATGGAGGAAAATGGGATGAACCTTGTCCTCTGTTCAATCCAATAGAAGTTCCCAATGAACTTACGGCCTGTACACAGAGCAAACAATTGGAAAATTCCACTTCACcaacatttaaaaaaagtgGAAGAAGTCGTTCATGGCCAACTTCTAATTCTGCATTATCCCAGGGGGCAGATTCAGGACCTGAAAGAGACAGTGCAAAAAAAATACGATATTTTCATTTCTGGGAGAGTTCCAAGGATAGCTTGAAGTGGAATAGAAAGCGGATTCTTTTCTTAAGAAAAGAAAGGATGGAAATGCAGAAGACTGTTTTAAAAGTATCCTTGAAGTTCTGGATTGAAAATATGTTCAATTTATTTGGTCTTGAAATCAACATGATTGCTTTGCTTCTTGCTAGCTTTGCAGTGTTGAATGCTATATCTCTGCTCTATATAGCATCACTTGCTGCTTGTGTTCTTCTTCATCGGCtactaattaaaaaactatggcctgtttttgttttcttatttgcTTCCATCGTCGTTATTGAATACTTGGCCATCTGGATGCGCATCACTCATATGAACCAAGACATTGAAGAACAAGTACCATGCAGTGACTGTTGGAGAAGAGTATCAGATATACATTTTAGCTACTGCAAAAAATGTTGGTTAG GAATTATTGTGGATGATCCTCGTATGCTTATTTGGTattatggtgttttcatgttttcatgttttaaattccGTGCTGACCATTCATCTTGTCTCACTGGATTGGAGATGTACCAGAAGATACTCTCCCAATGGAAATCTGCCTCTGTACTAAGTGATCTATCATTTGAGACAAAAGGATACTGGACATTCGTTGACCACCTGAGGCTTTATGGTTACTGTCACTTGCTAGATTTTGTTCTCTCATTGATTTTGATTACAGGAACTCTTGAATATGATATTCTGCATCTTGGCTATCTTGGTTTTGCTCTGGTTTTCTTCCGAATGAGGCTCAAAATACTAAAGCAGggaaataaaatttttagattCTTAAGGATGTATAATTTTGTTCTCATTGTCATGTCACTTGCATATCAATCTCCTTTTGTTGGAAACTTCAGTAATTTCAAACTTGGTTCAATAGAATCCATTAATGAATTGATTGGATTCCACAAGTATGATTATGGGTTTCGAATTACATCAAGATCATCAATTGTGgaaatcataatatttgtgtTGGTAGCACTACAGTCATACATGTTTTCATTTCCAGAGTTTGCTTATGTTTCAAAACATCTCGAGAAAGAGCAGATTGGTGCCATACTTAGACAGCAGGAGAAGAAAGCTGCTTGGAAGACTGCTCATTTGCAGCATATCCGTAAAGCTGAAGAGTTGAAGCATCTCCGGAGCTTGCAAGTAGAAAAGATGAAATCGGAGATGCTAAATCTTAAAAATCAGCTACATAATATGAACACTGAAGCGAATTGTAGTCATGCTTCTCTAAAAATTGATGGCCTAACAAATAGAGGAAACTCTTCCCGAGATTTGCATCCGGAAAATGGATTCAGGAAGCAAGATCTTGATATGACTTGGGAAACAACTAGTCCATTTGATGGGAAACAATCTCTActgagtgaaaaatcaaaatttccACTGATACCGCAATACCGGAAGCACCCAATGGTTTCTCCTCATGGAATTGTGGAGGGAAAGGAAAGAACTAAAAACAATAATGTTTTCGATTTGGAAATAAGAAATCGTTGCGAACTTCGAGGCAGGAGAAATTCTTTGGTTTCAGCTATATATTTCATAGGAAGTGGGCTATCTCAGTTGCAATCTCTTGGAAATATGGCAGTTACAAATCTAATGAACTATCTAAAGATAGAACGTGAGGAACTAGAGTCAACTGATGATTCTTCAGAGGATGAGGAATACTATGAGATTGAAATTGAGAATCAGAATGTCGGTGCCGAACCTTTAGAACCTGCAATTTCTACTCACTCTATTCACGAGCATACTGTGCCTGATACTGCATGCCTCCAAATTGGAATTATTTTACGTTACATGTGGTCCCGAATGAGGTCAAATAATGATGTTGTTTGCTATTGCTGCTTTATTCTAATATATCTATGGTACTTCAGTTTACTTTCTGTGGTTTATCTAGCAGCACTCTTCTTATATGCTCTCTGTCAAAATACTGGTCCCAGTTACATATTTTGGGTTATTATGCTAATCTATACGGAGGTGTGCATTTTGCTTCAGTACTTGTATCAAATCATCATTCAACATACCGAGTTTGAATTTCATGCTAGCTTACTTCAAAAATTAGGATTTCCTACTAAGCAAATAACATCATCTTTTGTGACAAGCAACTTACCATTTTTCCTGGTATATATATTCACTCTTGTGCAAATCTCCGTAACTGTGAAGGATGGGGGTTGGACAATTACTGCAGATCTGACTTTTTATAAGAGAAGAAATCAGAGCTGCATAGAGAATTTAAAGTGCTCCACCTACCTAGAGAGATTACAGAGATTATTTTTACCCGTGAAAAGTATACTGAAACTGATTATCAGAAGCCTCTCTAGGTACTGGAAATCATTGACATGGGATGCAGAAACTCCCCCTTACTTTGTCCAGCTGTCTATGGAAGTTATCTCGTGGCCTAAAGAGGGAATTCAGCCAAAGAAAATTGAAACAAGAATAAATAGGTTGCTGAAGATCTTGCATAAGAGGAGATGCAAATTGGATAACCATTTTAAATTGCACTCAGCAAGTACGGTTCGTGTACAGAGCATTGAAAAAGgcgaagaaaacaaaaacttgtGTCTTGTTGTTTTTGAGGTGTTATATGCCTCCCCTCCTGTTGAATTTGCTGCTGAGGAATGGTACAGTTCATTAACCCCAGCTGAAGATGTATCCAATGAGATTCAAAAAGCTCAACAAGCTggtatttttaaagaaattggGTTTCCATATCGCATACTTTCCGTCATTGGTGGTGGAAAGAAGGAAATTGATCTGTATGCCTACATCTTTGGAGCTGATTTGGCTGTTTTCTTCTTAATTTCCATTTTATACGAAACAGTTATGAAAGCTAATAGTGAGTTTTTTGAAGTCTATCAGCTTGAAGATCAGTTCCCAGAAGATTTTGTATTAGTTCTCAtg GTTGTCTTTTTCTTGATTGTGCTTGATCGAATTATATACCTCTGCTCATTTGCAACAGGAAaagttattttctatttattcaACCTTATTCTCTTCACGTATTCTGTCACAAAATATGCTTGGGATATGGATCCTTTACACAGATATGCTGGAATACTAGCACTCCGAGCCATTTATCTCACAAAAGCAATTTCTCTGGTTTTGCAAGCCATACAAATTCATTTTGGGATTCCACATAAGAGCACTTTGTACAGGCAGTTTTTGACCAGTAGTGTTTCTCGGATTAATGTTTTGGGTTTTCGACTATATCGTGCTATACCTTTCCTTTATGAATTGAGATCTGTGCTAGATTGGTCTTGCACAACAACATCTTTGACTATGCATGACTGGCTCAAG TTAGAAGACATTCATTCAAGTCTGTTTCTTGTCAAATGCGATGTGGATCTCAATCGAGCCAGGCACCAACAAGGACAAAAGCAAACAAAAACGACGAAGTTCACCAATgggatatgtttattttttgtgttactATGTGTCATATGGGCTCCAATGTTG ATGTACAGCAGTGGTAACCCAACAAACATTGCGAACCCAATCAAAGATGCAAGTGTCAGGGTTGATATAAAGACATCAAGTGGACGGTTGACACTGTTTCAGACTACTTTGTGCGAGAAGATTTCTTGGGAAAATCTTGAAGCACGAACAAGTTTGGATCCCCAGGGTTATCTTAGTTCATACAATGAGAAAGACATTCAATTAATTTGCTGCCAATCAGACGCAAGTACCTTGTGGCATGTTCCACCAATTGTGCAGGCCAGATTTACGAAGTACCTTACGCGACACATGGACATTTCTTTCTCCTGGGAATTTTTCAGGGATAGGCCAAAAGGAAAGGAAGCAGTCAAGTATGAATTAACCATAATGGAGCCGGATATTCCCACATCTTCAGAAGTGACTAAAGTTTTCAATGGTACTTCTAACAGTTTCGCAGTATTCAATATTTATCCTAGATATTTCCGAGTCACAGGGTCCGGAGAAGTGCGATCCCTCGAACAGTCG GTTGAGCTGGTTAGTGGGGATCTTGTTCTTAACCGTGGAGATCCTGAGTGGTGGTCGTTTTATGATTTGGGCTATTTAGGCTCACTTGGATGTGGGAAGTTCCCAGGACCTATGGCTATAATTGTATCTGAAGAAACCCCGC AGGGCATTATCGGTGACACCCTCAGCAAGTTTAGCATCTGGGGGCTGTACATTACCTTTGTGCTAGCAGTTGGACGTTTTATCAGATTACAATGTTCTGACTTGCGAATGAGAATCCCTTTTGAGAATCTTCCTTCGTGCGACAG ATTGATGGCAATATGTGAAGATATATATGCTGCAAGAGCTGCTGGAGAGCTTGAAGTGGAAGAAATTTTGTATTGGACGCTTGTTAAAATCTACCGTTCTCCACACATGTTGTTAGAGTATACTCAGGCTGAATAA
- the LOC114187177 gene encoding sugar transporter ERD6-like 5 isoform X1, with product MDGANSAEPREFSSPLLSPETLQAYHGNDGVECEEKRQKETWSVPAILILTTLVAVSGSYVFGSAIGYSSPAQNGIMDDLNLGVAEYSIFGSILTIGAMIGAIISGRIADYAGRRAAMGFSEVFCILGWLAIAFSKVGWWLYIGRFLVGCGMGLLSYVVPVYVAEITPKNLRGGFTTVHQLMICCGVSLTYLIGAFLNWRILALIGTIPCLVQLLGLFFIPESPRWLAKFGHWERSESVLQSLRGKNADVSEEATEIRDFTEALQSETEATIFGLFQLQYLKSLTVGVGLMILQQFGGVNGIAFYASSIFISAGFSGSIGMIAMVAVQIPMTALGVLLMDKSGRRPLLLVSASGTCLGCFLAALSFFLQDLHKWKEASPILALVGVLVYTGSFSLGMGGIPWVIMSEIFPINVKGSAGSLVTLVSWLCSWIVSYAFNFLMSWSSAGTFFIFSAICGFTVLFVTRLVPETKGRTLEEIQASLKR from the exons ATGGACGGTGCTAATAGTGCTGAACCAAGAGAATTTTCAAGTCCTTTGCTTTCCCCAGAAACATTGCAAGCTTATCATGGTAACGATGGAGTTGAGTGTGAGGAAAAGAGGCAGAAAGAAACTTGGTCGGTACCAGCTATTCTTATACTTACCACCCTTGTTGCTGTCTCTGGTTCTTACGTTTTTGGGTCTGCT ATTGGATATTCGTCTCCTGCTCAAAATGGAATCATGGATGATCTCAATCTCGGCGTGGCTGAG TATTCGATTTTTGGATCAATACTGACGATTGGAGCAATGATTGGGGCTATCATAAGTGGTAGAATAGCAGATTACGCAGGTCGAAGAGCT GCTATGGGTTTCTCCGAAGTATTCTGCATCTTGGGATGGCTTGCCATAGCATTCTCAAAG GTTGGTTGGTGGCTTTACATTGGAAGATTTTTGGTAGGATGTGGAATGGGCCTTCTATCTTATGTG GTTCCAGTTTATGTAGCTGAAATAACACCCAAGAATCTCCGAGGGGGATTCACCACAGTTCATCAG TTAATGATTTGTTGTGGGGTATCATTAACTTATCTTATTGGAGCGTTCTTAAATTGGAGGATTTTGGCTCTAATAG GAACTATTCCCTGTCTCGTACAACTTTTGGGTCTATTCTTCATTCCCGAATCTCCTAGATGGCTG GCAAAATTTGGTCACTGGGAAAGGAGTGAATCTGTTCTACAGAGTCTTAGAGGAAAGAATGCTGATGTTTCTGAAGAGGCCACTGAAATTAGA GATTTTACCGAAGCCCTTCAGAGCGAAACAGAAGCTACCATTTTTGGCTTATTTCAGTTGCAGTATTTGAAGTCACTTACT GTAGGAGTTGGTCTTATGATACTGCAACAGTTTGGAGGGGTTAACGGCATTGCTTTTTATGCAAGTTCTATATTCATCTCTGCTG GATTTTCGGGAAGTATTGGAATGATAGCAATGGTTGCAGTTCAG ATCCCAATGACAGCTTTGGGAGTGCTTTTGATGGATAAATCTGGGAGACGACCACTTCTGCTG GTCTCTGCTTCAGGAACATGCTTAGGATGCTTCCTTGCAGCCCTATCATTCTTCTTGCAG GACCTACATAAATGGAAGGAAGCCAGTCCCATTCTGGCACTTGTCGGTGTACTG GTATATACAGGATCATTCTCTCTTGGCATGGGGGGAATCCCCTGGGTTATAATGTCTGAG ATATTTCCCATTAATGTGAAAGGCTCTGCAGGAAGTCTTGTGACTTTGGTTAGCTGGTTGTGTTCTTGGATTGTGTCATATGCTTTTAACTTTCTCATGAGTTGGAGTTCCGCAG gaactttcttcatcttctctgcCATATGTGGCTTCACGGTTCTGTTCGTGACAAGACTGGTGCCAGAGACCAAGGGGCGTACACTAGAAGAAATTCAAGCATCCCTCAAGAGATGA